From a region of the Mycobacterium intracellulare ATCC 13950 genome:
- the bioB gene encoding biotin synthase BioB: MTQAATRPTAETGNGEDILAVARQQVLEDGQGLSRDQVLQVLRLPDDRLDELLALAHEVRMRWCGPEVEVEGIISLKTGGCPEDCHFCAQSGLFESPVRSARLDIPSLVEAAKQTAKSGATEFCIVAAVRGPDERLMAQVAAGIEAIRNEVEINIACSLGMLTAEQVEQLAAMGVHRYNHNLETARSYFTNVVTTHSWEERWETLSMVRDAGMEVCCGGILGMGESLEQRAEFAAELAELGPDEVPLNFFNPRPGTPFGDLEVLPASEALKSVGAFRLALPRVMLRFAGGREITLGDLGAKKGMLGGINAVIVGNYLTTLGRPAESDLELLGDLQMPLKGLNASL, translated from the coding sequence GTGACCCAAGCGGCAACCCGACCGACGGCCGAAACCGGCAACGGCGAGGACATCCTGGCGGTGGCCCGGCAGCAGGTGCTGGAGGACGGCCAGGGCCTGAGCCGCGACCAGGTCCTGCAGGTGCTGCGGCTGCCCGACGACCGGCTCGACGAACTGCTGGCGCTGGCCCACGAGGTGCGGATGCGCTGGTGTGGCCCCGAGGTCGAGGTCGAGGGCATCATCAGCCTCAAGACCGGCGGCTGCCCCGAAGACTGTCACTTCTGCGCGCAGTCCGGCCTGTTCGAATCGCCGGTGCGCAGCGCCCGGCTCGACATCCCCAGCCTGGTCGAGGCGGCCAAGCAGACCGCGAAGTCCGGCGCCACCGAGTTCTGCATCGTGGCCGCGGTTCGCGGTCCCGACGAGCGGTTGATGGCCCAGGTCGCGGCGGGCATCGAGGCGATCCGCAACGAGGTCGAGATCAACATCGCCTGCTCGCTGGGCATGCTGACCGCCGAGCAGGTGGAGCAGCTGGCGGCCATGGGTGTGCACCGCTACAACCACAACCTCGAGACCGCGCGCTCGTACTTCACCAACGTCGTGACCACCCACTCCTGGGAGGAGCGCTGGGAGACGCTGTCGATGGTGCGCGACGCCGGCATGGAGGTGTGCTGCGGCGGGATCCTGGGCATGGGCGAATCCCTTGAGCAGCGCGCCGAATTCGCCGCCGAACTCGCCGAACTCGGACCCGACGAGGTCCCGCTGAACTTCTTCAACCCCCGGCCGGGCACGCCGTTCGGCGACCTGGAGGTGCTGCCGGCCAGCGAGGCGTTGAAGTCCGTCGGCGCGTTCCGGCTGGCGCTGCCGCGCGTCATGCTGCGTTTCGCGGGCGGCCGCGAGATCACCCTGGGCGACCTCGGCGCCAAGAAGGGCATGCTGGGCGGCATCAACGCCGTGATCGTCGGCAACTACCTGACCACGCTGGGCCGTCCGGCCGAATCCGACCTGGAATTGCTCGGCGACCTGCAGATGCCCCTCAAGGGGCTCAACGCCAGTTTGTAA
- a CDS encoding DUF2567 domain-containing protein — MSEQANPDAPAPPVAVTRRARVRALVLVAAGSAVTGLLIGALWAWIAPPIRAVVALTRSGERVHDYLGNESEHFFVAPALMLGLLTVLAVVASVWAWQWQQHRGPGMVVALSVGMLTAAAAAAAVGAGLVRLAYGALDFDAVPLSKSPSVAYVTQAPPVFFSDRPLQIAVSLMWPVGVAALVYAVRVAADARDDLGALPPERRASAALPVGGGGAAEAAVS; from the coding sequence GTGAGCGAGCAGGCCAACCCGGACGCCCCGGCCCCGCCCGTCGCCGTAACCCGCCGGGCGCGGGTGCGCGCGCTCGTGCTCGTCGCGGCTGGCTCGGCGGTGACCGGTCTGCTGATCGGCGCGCTGTGGGCGTGGATCGCGCCGCCGATCCGCGCCGTGGTGGCGCTCACCCGCTCCGGCGAGCGGGTGCATGACTATCTGGGCAACGAGTCCGAGCATTTCTTCGTCGCCCCCGCCCTGATGCTGGGCCTGTTGACCGTGCTGGCGGTGGTCGCGTCCGTGTGGGCGTGGCAATGGCAACAGCACCGCGGCCCGGGAATGGTCGTCGCCCTGTCGGTCGGCATGCTGACCGCCGCCGCCGCGGCCGCCGCGGTCGGGGCGGGGCTGGTGCGGCTCGCCTACGGCGCCTTGGACTTCGACGCGGTGCCGCTGAGCAAGAGCCCGTCCGTCGCCTACGTCACCCAGGCGCCGCCGGTGTTCTTCTCCGACCGTCCCCTGCAGATCGCGGTCAGCCTGATGTGGCCGGTGGGCGTCGCCGCGCTGGTGTACGCCGTGCGGGTGGCCGCGGACGCCCGTGACGACCTGGGGGCGCTGCCCCCGGAGCGCCGGGCCTCCGCCGCGCTGCCCGTGGGAGGGGGCGGCGCGGCGGAAGCGGCCGTGTCATAG
- the bsaP gene encoding biotin synthase auxiliary protein BsaP produces MVGDLGAAVSAGVYNVYTGELGGTAVPTAAQLGLEPPRFCAACGRRMVVQVRPDGWRARCSRHGEVDSADLEAQR; encoded by the coding sequence GTGGTTGGCGATCTGGGTGCTGCGGTCAGCGCCGGCGTCTACAACGTCTACACCGGCGAGTTAGGGGGCACCGCCGTGCCGACAGCGGCTCAGCTGGGCCTCGAGCCGCCCCGGTTCTGCGCGGCGTGCGGGCGCCGGATGGTGGTGCAGGTCCGCCCCGACGGGTGGCGGGCGCGCTGCTCGCGCCACGGTGAGGTCGACTCCGCCGACCTGGAGGCGCAACGGTGA